A single Carassius carassius chromosome 3, fCarCar2.1, whole genome shotgun sequence DNA region contains:
- the LOC132128424 gene encoding serine/threonine-protein kinase D3-like: protein MAANSNHRPKSLDISHVSGAFSVLSMGPESSTQGPKCVHFQIGLHKEDVRIPEGHLSFQEAKHLAAEIIERKAPECSVVGLGEKLLLFRHEPNTEQILQRLTEKHDICNGDLVEVVLAGTASLTEMKYRPHSLVVHSYRSPTFCHYCGEMLWGLVRQGVKCEGCGLDFHKRCAYKLPNDCSRVFRRCGPSLSLFPPGRPRTPTLSSHTGGSLEEISMSKPSCTRSRPPSWANVPVSVGLSEGKEALPRVPHTFHIHSYTKPTVCMHCFRLLKGLFRQGMQCSDCKYNCHRRCMTLVPPECNGEKANGEGSMQRCRLSSCVCVCVCVCVRPCFSSNIPLMRVVQSVKHRKRRNSGVLKKGWLIHHTNTDTHRKRHYWVLDGKSITLYPNEISNKYYKEISLSEVLQVRGPAQLTVPVMAGNSTHSFELGTVSLVYCVFAEQDGPSWESALDQALRPVQGTVCHTTNNTGDGENSDQTQDISELYQIFSDEVLGSGQFGVVYGGTHRHTGRPVAIKVIDKTRFPTKHEEQTKNEVSILQRLSHPGVIHLEGMFKTMENTFVVMEKLHSDMLEMILSHENGRLSERTTRFLVTQVLEALRYLHMRDVAHCDLKPENVLLASPEPFPQVKLCDFGFARIIGQKSFRHTLVGTPAYLAPEVICSKRYNRSLDMWAVGVILYVSLSGTFPFNEDEDINQQITNASFMYPRQQWSLISLEAVNLINNLLQVVVRRRFSVGKAMGHPWFQNFQMWCDLREFEQRMGYRYLTHEADDERWRSYALEKGLSFPQHLAAAANEEQKQQPSATYI from the exons gctCCAGAGTGCAGTGTCGTGGGTCTCGGTGAGAAGCTGCTGTTATTCAGACATGAGCCGAACACAGAGCAGATCTTACAGAGACTCACTGAAAAACACGACATATGCAACGGAGATCTGGTGGAGGTGGTGCTCGCTg GAACAGCTTCACTGACGGAGATGAAGTACCGTCCTCATTCTCTGGTCGTCCATTCGTATCGCTCTCCTACGTTTTGTCACTACTGCGGTGAGATGTTGTGGGGACTCGTCCGACAGGGTGTAAAATGTGAAG GCTGCGGTCTGGATTTCCACAAGCGTTGTGCGTATAAGTTGCCCAACGACTGCTCTCGCGTGTTTCGCCGCTGCGGCCCGAGTCTGTCGCTGTTCCCCCCCGGTCGGCCCCGGACCCCGACGCTCTCCAGTCACACCGGCGGGAGCCTGGAGGAG ATCAGCATGTCGAAGCCGTCATGCACGCGCTCGCGTCCTCCGTCCTGGGCCAACGTGCCGGTGTCTGTGGGGCTGTCGGAGGGGAAGGAGGCCCTACCGAGAGTCCCTCACACCTTCCACATTCACTCCTACACCAAACCCACCGTCTGCATGCACTGCTTCCGGCTGCTCAAGGGCCTCTTCAGACAGGGCATGCAGTGCTCCG acTGTAAGTACAACTGTCATCGCAGGTGCATGACTCTTGTTCCTCCCGAGTGTAATGGTGAGAAAGCAAACGGAGAAG GATCAATGCAGCGCTGCAGACtgagctcatgtgtgtgtgtgtgtgtgtgtgtgtgtgtcaggccgTGTTTCAGCAGTAATATTCCTCTGATGCGAGTGGTGCAATCAGTCAAACACCGCAAGAGAAGAAACAGTGGAGTGCTGAAGAAAGGCTGGTTGATCCATCACACCAACACTGACACACAT AGAAAACGTCACTACTGGGTATTAGATGGGAAAAGTATCACCCTGTACCCGAATGAAATCAGCAATAAGTACTATAAG GAGATTTCTCTGTCAGAGGTGCTGCAGGTTCGAGGTCCGGCTCAGCTCACTGTTCCTGTGATGGCAGGTAACAGCACACACTCGTTCGAGCTCGGGACCGTATCTCTGGTGTACTGTGTGTTTGCGGAACAGGACGGCCCATCATGGGAGTCAGCTCTCGATCAGGCCCTCAGACCGGTGCAGGGCACTGTGTGCCACACGACTAACAACACCG GTGATGGAGAGAACAGTGACCAGACCCAG GACATCAGTGAGCTCTATCAGATCTTCTCTGATGAGGTGTTGGGTTCGGGTCAGTTCGGGGTGGTTTACGGAGGCACTCACAGACACACGGGACGTCCGGTCGCGATCAAAGTCATCGATAAAACAAGATTTCCCACTAAACATGAGGAACAGACCAAAAACGAGGTCTCGATATTGCAG aggctGTCTCATCCAGGAGTCATTCATTTAGAAGGGATGTTTAAGACCATGGAAAATACTTTTGTTGTGATGGAGAAGCTCCACAGCGACATGCTAGAGATGATTTTATCTCACGAGAACGGACGTCTGTCTGAACGCACCACTCGCTTTCTAGTCACTCAG GTTTTGGAGGCTCTGCGGTACCTGCACATGAGGGACGTTGCACACTGTGACCTGAAACCAGAAAATGTGCTGCTGGCTTCCCCTGAACCATTTCCTCAG GTCAAACTGTGTGACTTTGGTTTCGCTCGCATCATCGGCCAGAAGTCGTTTCGGCACACTCTCGTCGGGACGCCGGCGTATCTGGCTCCGGAGGTCATCTGTAGCAAGCGTTACAATCGCTCTCTGGACATGTGGGCTGTGGGCGTGATTTTATACGTCAGTCTGAGTGGGACGTTCCCTTTCAACGAGGACGAGGACATTAATCAGCAGATCACCAACGCTTCGTTCATGTATCCACGCCAGCAGTGGTCCCTCATCTCCCTGGAGG CGGTGAACCTGATCAATAACCTGCTGCAGGTGGTGGTGAGACGCAGGTTCAGTGTTGGCAAAGCCATGGGTCATCCTTGGTTTCAG AACTTCCAGATGTGGTGTGACCTGCGTGAGTTTGAGCAGCGGATGGGATATCGTTATCTCACGCATGAGGCGGATGACGAGCGCTGGAGATCCTACGCTCTGGAGAAAGGCCTCAGTTTCCCACAACATTTAGCAGCAGCAGCAAATGAAGAGCAGAAGCAACAGCCATCAGCCACTTATATATAA